Proteins encoded within one genomic window of Dermatophilus congolensis:
- a CDS encoding ATP-binding cassette domain-containing protein has product MSLGGAGMPERARAREILLAPLRRQRWTLLGAGALLCLYQVAEASVPLLLGWIVDHVLEQRSVWAPVLSVVALGVAIFTVSWSWRTAFRFLQAATARRTEELRDEIATRVIASRPSRGEVNGDDLVTVAGEDAGHAADIMEILAVAASALVGILFCAGVLAYIDLALGAMVLGGTAVVLTVLHLISGRIASWGQEHQRLLAVATARVGDLLRGLRPLAGIGGRGAAYQGYRRLSSDAREQAEGLAKLGGVSEMVTTLTSTLLVGLVGVAAGYRALAGDISIGELITVVGLTQFVADPAQQLCRMPQYAAAARASSRRLAAVGEPTPMVHGRALPAAGEVAAIAAWNGEQKWSAPEGQLTVVYCSSGHATEVVEALRAGVDAAPMQCHVQVRGVPTQEADLEQLRDLVLAEARHPQILQGTVGQALIPAGRFAGKETEPDQPSELCSRLRLDDVTAGSALERQVTERGTNLSGGQRQRLALGRALAADPDILVLVDPTSAVDAVTARNISLLLAEKRSGRTTVVLCAGPEWVTVADRVEHMSM; this is encoded by the coding sequence ATGAGTTTGGGAGGCGCTGGCATGCCCGAGCGTGCCCGAGCGCGAGAAATCCTGCTCGCCCCCCTGCGCCGTCAAAGGTGGACGCTGCTAGGAGCCGGTGCGCTCCTGTGCCTGTATCAGGTGGCAGAAGCGTCAGTTCCGCTGCTGCTGGGGTGGATCGTTGACCACGTACTTGAACAGCGCAGCGTGTGGGCTCCGGTGTTGTCAGTGGTTGCGCTGGGCGTAGCTATTTTCACCGTCTCGTGGTCCTGGCGCACCGCTTTCCGTTTTTTGCAGGCCGCTACGGCTCGCCGTACTGAAGAACTGCGTGACGAAATCGCTACCCGCGTCATCGCCTCTCGCCCTTCCCGCGGTGAGGTTAACGGGGATGACTTGGTGACAGTGGCAGGTGAGGATGCCGGTCACGCTGCCGACATCATGGAAATTCTTGCGGTGGCCGCCTCTGCCCTGGTGGGGATTCTTTTCTGTGCTGGTGTGCTGGCCTATATCGACCTCGCGCTAGGGGCGATGGTTCTTGGCGGCACGGCTGTGGTGCTTACAGTCCTGCACCTCATCTCAGGACGTATTGCCTCCTGGGGGCAAGAGCATCAACGTCTCCTAGCGGTGGCTACTGCTCGCGTAGGTGACCTGCTGCGGGGGCTGCGCCCATTGGCTGGAATTGGTGGTAGAGGGGCTGCCTATCAGGGGTACCGGCGGTTATCTTCCGATGCACGTGAGCAGGCCGAAGGCCTCGCCAAGCTTGGTGGAGTGAGCGAGATGGTGACCACCTTGACCAGCACTCTTCTTGTTGGTCTCGTGGGAGTGGCTGCAGGTTACCGAGCCCTAGCTGGGGATATTTCGATCGGTGAACTCATCACGGTCGTTGGGTTAACCCAGTTCGTGGCAGATCCAGCTCAACAACTGTGCCGAATGCCGCAGTATGCGGCAGCCGCGCGGGCTTCATCCCGGCGCCTGGCCGCGGTGGGGGAGCCCACACCGATGGTGCACGGACGTGCCTTGCCTGCTGCTGGAGAAGTAGCTGCGATTGCCGCCTGGAATGGCGAGCAGAAGTGGTCTGCCCCCGAAGGGCAACTCACCGTGGTGTATTGCTCCTCTGGGCATGCCACAGAAGTAGTAGAGGCGTTGCGTGCAGGTGTTGATGCGGCACCGATGCAGTGTCATGTGCAGGTGCGTGGCGTGCCAACACAGGAAGCAGATCTAGAGCAGTTGCGTGATCTCGTGCTTGCCGAAGCGAGGCATCCGCAGATTCTGCAGGGAACGGTGGGGCAGGCCCTCATCCCCGCTGGCCGGTTTGCTGGCAAAGAAACTGAGCCCGATCAACCTTCCGAGTTGTGTAGCCGGTTGCGCCTCGATGATGTGACAGCTGGTTCGGCGTTGGAGCGGCAGGTAACTGAGCGGGGGACCAATCTTTCTGGTGGGCAGCGGCAGCGGCTGGCATTGGGGAGGGCATTGGCTGCTGACCCAGACATTTTGGTTTTGGTGGATCCGACCTCTGCTGTTGATGCCGTGACAGCGCGGAACATTTCGCTGCTGCTGGCTGAGAAACGTTCAGGCAGAACCACAGTGGTTCTTTGTGCTGGGCCGGAGTGGGTGACGGTGGCGGATCGAGTTGAGCACATGTCCATGTAA
- a CDS encoding lysine N(6)-hydroxylase/L-ornithine N(5)-oxygenase family protein yields MFTPDPSESHTPTQNGHAPHQESNRSTAVYDVIGIGFGPGNLGLAIALNEGTGIKAMFLEKQNEFRWHDGMLLPGTTMQISFLKDLVTMRNPESRYTFINYLKEHDRLPDFINRQTFTPERVEFSDYLRWVATNLDADVRYGRTVTALDHAIDDAPNGARFTITAEGPDGPEIHYARTVVVASGLEERLPEWALGAELAESGRVFHNHRLLDHLAALPEGLPRNALVVGAGQSAAEVIAYLHDAGANVEAAFHGYGFAPADDSPFANRVFDPAAVDDFHRASEDVRRDLVQRHRYTNYACVDESLIVDLYNREYREQVTGEHRLNFHRVTRVMHARLAEDGRVEVILRNRIDGTEHTTHVDAVVCATGFRSRGLSGLAPSLIGTETPQVSRDHHVIVNGREVPGLFIQGATESSHGLSATLLSTIAVRAGELCQALRADLQEENPNHVHTEQSVLAAR; encoded by the coding sequence GTGTTTACCCCTGACCCAAGCGAATCCCACACACCTACGCAAAACGGCCACGCCCCCCACCAAGAATCCAACCGCTCCACCGCGGTATATGACGTCATCGGCATCGGTTTTGGACCAGGCAACCTCGGGCTAGCCATCGCCCTGAACGAAGGAACAGGCATCAAAGCCATGTTCCTCGAAAAACAAAACGAATTTCGTTGGCACGACGGCATGCTGCTGCCCGGAACCACCATGCAGATCTCCTTCCTCAAAGATCTCGTGACAATGCGTAACCCCGAAAGCCGCTACACCTTCATCAACTACCTGAAAGAACACGACCGACTCCCAGACTTCATCAACCGACAAACATTCACCCCCGAACGCGTCGAATTCTCCGACTACCTACGCTGGGTAGCCACCAACCTCGACGCCGACGTCCGCTACGGTCGAACAGTCACCGCACTCGACCACGCCATCGACGACGCCCCCAACGGAGCCCGCTTCACCATCACCGCAGAAGGCCCAGATGGGCCCGAAATCCACTACGCCCGCACCGTCGTCGTAGCCAGCGGCCTAGAAGAACGACTTCCCGAATGGGCACTAGGAGCAGAACTAGCCGAATCCGGAAGGGTGTTCCACAACCACCGCCTACTAGACCACCTCGCCGCACTACCAGAAGGCCTGCCACGCAACGCACTCGTCGTCGGCGCAGGCCAATCCGCCGCTGAAGTCATCGCATACCTGCACGACGCCGGAGCCAACGTCGAGGCAGCATTCCACGGATACGGATTCGCACCAGCCGACGACAGCCCCTTCGCCAACCGCGTCTTCGACCCCGCAGCAGTCGACGACTTCCACCGCGCCTCCGAAGACGTACGCCGCGACCTAGTACAACGACACCGATACACCAACTACGCCTGCGTCGACGAAAGCCTCATCGTCGACCTGTACAACCGTGAATACCGCGAACAAGTCACCGGCGAACACCGACTGAACTTCCACCGCGTCACCCGCGTCATGCACGCACGCCTGGCCGAAGATGGCCGCGTCGAAGTCATCCTCCGCAACCGCATCGACGGCACTGAACACACCACACACGTCGACGCCGTCGTCTGCGCCACCGGGTTCCGCTCCCGCGGCCTCAGCGGCCTAGCCCCCAGCCTCATCGGCACCGAAACCCCCCAGGTCTCCCGCGACCACCACGTCATCGTCAACGGACGCGAAGTACCCGGACTGTTCATCCAAGGCGCCACCGAAAGCAGCCACGGCCTCTCCGCCACCCTGCTATCCACCATCGCAGTACGCGCCGGAGAACTCTGCCAAGCACTACGCGCCGACCTACAAGAAGAAAACCCCAACCACGTACACACCGAACAGTCAGTGCTCGCCGCGCGCTGA
- a CDS encoding MbtH family protein, whose translation MADNPFDDASGSFYVLTNAEGQHSLWPTFADVPAGWTIAHGAPEGASREAALEYIETHWADLRPQRIGS comes from the coding sequence ATGGCCGACAACCCCTTCGACGACGCATCCGGCAGCTTCTACGTCCTCACCAATGCCGAGGGGCAACACTCCCTATGGCCAACCTTCGCTGACGTCCCTGCAGGCTGGACCATAGCCCACGGGGCACCTGAAGGTGCCTCCCGCGAAGCCGCCCTGGAATACATCGAAACCCACTGGGCAGACCTGCGCCCACAGCGCATCGGCTCCTAA
- a CDS encoding ABC transporter ATP-binding protein, producing MAVPSNERLPVVTAAQATTELVRSLKSRPLLAIGAALALLAGAALAVVPVLLLGRIVDLIRAGNGAQTLPGLLSIIIACALGAGLLNGLGHTLLGTLAARVVAELRERVTHATLSLPVATLENAGRGDTLSRVGPDVAVLSSASRGALPTVLGASLMIFVALVGMATLDVRLALAGMAAGPMYVLAVRWYLPRAAPRYRELRRLEAEYLNDVVGTVEAVHTLRSYGLEKQRRHQLTNSAAAVRRQAIDSFSVFTRFVARENRAEFIGLAALILMGWLLLRADHVTVGDVAAATLLFHRLFTPIGAVLAVADDIQKAGAALVRLVGVMRLAGHAEPAQPGREKETAVEIRVHGLHHRYPAAEHPAVDGVDLHIPAGATLALVGATGAGKTTLASLLAGSLHPTEGEITLNGRSIAEFDESQLRALVSVATQESHVFAGTLRDDLRLADPTADDTTLHDALKTVGAQEWMQTLPEGLDTRVGEGGLIPDPALAQQLALARILVRATPVVVLDEATAEAGSAEAGVLEAASQAVTAGRTAVVVAHRLDQVCAADAIAVMADGRVIEHGTHEQLLAAGGRYAELWDAWSTGREEEMR from the coding sequence GTGGCAGTCCCCTCCAATGAGCGCCTGCCAGTCGTCACCGCTGCACAGGCAACCACCGAACTGGTCCGATCACTTAAAAGCCGTCCACTCCTAGCAATCGGGGCCGCCCTAGCCCTACTGGCTGGCGCCGCGCTGGCCGTAGTGCCAGTGCTCCTGCTTGGCCGGATCGTTGACCTCATCCGCGCAGGCAACGGAGCACAAACCCTGCCTGGACTATTGAGCATCATCATTGCCTGTGCCCTGGGGGCGGGTCTGCTCAACGGCCTGGGGCACACCCTCCTGGGAACCCTGGCCGCTCGCGTTGTCGCTGAACTACGCGAACGCGTCACCCACGCCACACTCAGCCTGCCTGTGGCCACCCTCGAAAACGCAGGACGAGGAGACACACTCTCCCGCGTGGGCCCCGACGTTGCAGTCCTATCCTCGGCCTCGCGCGGCGCTCTGCCCACCGTCTTAGGTGCCTCGCTGATGATCTTCGTGGCACTAGTAGGTATGGCAACCCTTGACGTGCGACTCGCTCTTGCTGGAATGGCTGCCGGGCCGATGTACGTTCTGGCAGTGCGCTGGTACCTGCCACGGGCCGCGCCTCGCTACCGGGAGCTGCGACGCCTAGAAGCCGAATACCTCAACGATGTGGTAGGCACCGTCGAGGCGGTGCACACACTGCGCTCCTACGGACTAGAAAAACAACGCCGCCACCAGCTAACCAACTCCGCTGCCGCAGTGCGCCGTCAAGCTATCGACAGCTTCTCGGTGTTCACACGGTTCGTTGCAAGAGAAAACCGTGCCGAATTCATCGGGCTGGCAGCGCTGATCCTCATGGGATGGCTGCTGCTACGCGCTGATCACGTCACCGTCGGCGATGTTGCTGCCGCGACCTTGCTATTCCACCGCCTATTCACCCCCATTGGTGCGGTCCTAGCCGTTGCCGACGACATACAAAAAGCAGGTGCCGCGCTCGTGCGCCTTGTCGGCGTAATGCGCCTGGCCGGACACGCTGAGCCCGCGCAGCCTGGTCGAGAAAAAGAAACGGCAGTAGAGATACGCGTACACGGACTCCATCACCGATACCCTGCAGCAGAACACCCTGCAGTCGATGGTGTAGACCTGCATATCCCCGCTGGGGCCACCCTGGCCCTCGTCGGAGCCACCGGAGCCGGTAAAACCACCCTGGCCTCGCTGCTTGCGGGCAGTTTGCACCCCACTGAAGGTGAAATCACCCTTAACGGTCGCTCTATCGCCGAATTCGACGAGTCCCAGCTGCGCGCGCTGGTAAGCGTCGCTACCCAAGAGAGCCACGTCTTCGCTGGCACTTTGCGCGATGACCTACGGCTGGCAGACCCAACAGCCGATGACACCACGCTCCACGACGCGCTGAAAACCGTTGGCGCGCAAGAGTGGATGCAGACCTTGCCCGAAGGCCTAGACACCCGCGTCGGTGAAGGTGGACTCATCCCCGACCCTGCGCTGGCCCAGCAACTTGCCCTCGCCCGAATCCTCGTGCGTGCCACACCAGTCGTCGTGCTCGACGAAGCAACCGCTGAAGCCGGATCGGCCGAAGCTGGAGTGCTGGAAGCGGCCTCGCAAGCAGTCACAGCTGGTCGCACTGCCGTGGTGGTGGCGCATCGGCTCGATCAGGTGTGCGCCGCTGATGCCATCGCTGTCATGGCAGACGGTCGGGTTATCGAACACGGCACGCATGAACAGCTCCTCGCTGCAGGTGGACGCTACGCCGAACTGTGGGATGCATGGAGCACCGGACGGGAAGAGGAAATGCGATGA
- a CDS encoding FecCD family ABC transporter permease, whose amino-acid sequence MSTITDSRLRPGELIWPLPRTRIRVRTVLVCAALGILVAAMSILTLGQGTYPLTPGEVITALTGNGPEIHHIIVVEWRLPRTLVAVLVGCALGTAGSITQTLARNALASPDLLGITMGSSVAVVTVLALIPGPMLLATGALASIAVPLAALVGGLIAAGVVWLLTLPGGTDTSRLVLTGVGVTTLCSATVSAVLASSDVHQASEAVAWLAGTLDGRQWQHAAPAAICLVTGLILLAASATAMQVLPLGDDTARSLGVPIGRSQALAWVAAVVMTAGAVAAAGPIGFVALAAPQVARLLLASPTPPAVAGGLCGAVMVPGCDLISQQILAGNVPVGVVTAAAGAPFFIALLVHANKKVMS is encoded by the coding sequence ATGAGCACCATCACAGACTCACGCCTTCGCCCTGGTGAACTGATATGGCCGCTACCACGCACCCGGATCCGAGTGCGCACAGTGCTCGTCTGCGCCGCCTTGGGCATTCTTGTCGCTGCCATGTCGATCCTGACGCTAGGGCAGGGCACATACCCACTCACCCCCGGTGAAGTCATCACTGCGCTGACCGGAAATGGCCCCGAAATTCACCACATCATCGTCGTGGAATGGAGGCTGCCCCGAACACTGGTCGCAGTGCTGGTCGGCTGCGCTCTTGGCACCGCAGGATCTATCACCCAGACGCTGGCACGTAATGCGCTGGCCAGCCCTGACCTTTTGGGGATCACCATGGGATCCTCAGTGGCTGTCGTAACGGTGCTGGCTCTCATTCCTGGCCCCATGCTTCTGGCAACAGGGGCGCTCGCAAGCATCGCGGTGCCGCTAGCTGCACTGGTCGGTGGGCTGATCGCAGCTGGGGTGGTATGGCTGCTGACCTTGCCTGGAGGCACCGATACCTCCCGCCTCGTGCTCACCGGAGTAGGGGTCACCACCTTGTGCTCAGCGACAGTTTCCGCTGTTCTGGCCAGCTCCGATGTGCACCAAGCCAGTGAAGCAGTGGCCTGGCTGGCCGGAACCCTCGATGGGCGGCAGTGGCAGCATGCAGCTCCGGCAGCCATCTGCCTTGTCACCGGACTGATCCTGCTGGCCGCTTCCGCGACAGCAATGCAGGTCTTGCCGCTGGGAGATGACACAGCCCGCTCTCTTGGGGTGCCTATCGGACGTAGCCAAGCACTGGCCTGGGTGGCTGCCGTTGTCATGACAGCTGGTGCGGTCGCTGCCGCTGGCCCTATCGGATTCGTTGCGCTGGCTGCCCCCCAAGTCGCTCGCCTTCTCCTGGCCAGTCCCACGCCGCCAGCAGTGGCCGGCGGGCTCTGCGGGGCGGTCATGGTGCCCGGATGTGACCTGATCAGCCAGCAGATTCTCGCCGGAAACGTCCCGGTCGGGGTGGTCACAGCTGCCGCAGGTGCACCGTTCTTCATTGCACTTTTGGTTCACGCTAACAAGAAGGTCATGTCATGA
- a CDS encoding ABC transporter ATP-binding protein, whose translation MTLTAVAQTVTPALRASGISVGYRGNTVVKDCDLEIRPGVMTAILGPNGCGKSTLLKSLARLIPTISGSIELNGQPLASLSGRELARRLAMLTQTPTAPEGIRVADLVALGRHPYRSWLRQWSSSDAEAVREAMALTGVSELADRRLDALSGGQRQRAWIAMVLAQQTDVLLLDEPTTSLDLARSLDLLDLVDRLHADHGRTVVMVLHDLALACRYCDDLVMMRDGRIITRGEPQEIVTEELLFEVFGLRSRVIEDPVSGRPLIVPVGERHSERIASI comes from the coding sequence ATGACTCTTACCGCCGTTGCTCAGACGGTTACTCCCGCGCTGCGTGCCAGCGGCATCAGCGTTGGTTACCGCGGAAACACTGTGGTCAAAGACTGCGATCTGGAGATCCGCCCCGGAGTCATGACAGCCATTCTTGGACCAAACGGGTGCGGCAAATCCACACTGCTCAAATCCTTGGCTCGACTGATCCCCACCATCAGCGGATCCATCGAACTTAACGGCCAGCCACTGGCATCTCTGTCAGGGCGAGAACTGGCACGACGGTTGGCGATGTTGACCCAAACCCCAACCGCCCCAGAAGGGATCCGAGTAGCCGACCTGGTTGCTCTCGGGCGTCACCCCTACCGATCCTGGCTGCGACAGTGGTCGAGTAGTGATGCCGAGGCAGTACGTGAAGCGATGGCCCTCACCGGAGTCAGCGAGCTAGCAGACCGGCGCCTGGATGCCCTCTCCGGCGGTCAACGGCAGCGCGCATGGATTGCGATGGTGCTCGCCCAACAAACAGATGTGCTGCTCCTGGATGAACCCACCACCAGCCTGGATCTAGCTCGCAGCCTAGATCTGCTGGACCTCGTGGACCGGCTGCATGCCGACCATGGCCGCACCGTCGTCATGGTTCTGCACGACCTCGCACTGGCATGCCGCTACTGCGACGACCTGGTGATGATGCGCGATGGGCGCATCATCACTCGCGGAGAACCCCAGGAAATCGTCACCGAAGAGCTGCTGTTCGAGGTTTTCGGACTCCGTAGTCGAGTGATCGAGGACCCCGTTTCGGGCAGGCCGTTAATTGTTCCCGTGGGCGAACGGCACAGCGAACGGATCGCGTCCATCTGA